Below is a window of Deinococcus aquiradiocola DNA.
CCGGGGATGGCGGCTGTCACCGGGGTCCGGACAGCCGCCCGCTTCATGTTCAGGCCGCGCCTGCGGGCGTAGGCTGACGCGGTGACCTTCACGCCTGAACCCGCCACCGCCGCGCCCGCCAGCGCGTCCGCCCTCGCGTACCCGGAGTTCCGCTGGCTGATCGCGAGCAGCGTCAGCAGCACCCTCGCGAGCCGCGCGCTGGCCGTCGTGATCGGCTACCAGATCTACCAGATCACCCGTAACCCGCTCGCGCTCGGCTGGCTGGGACTCGTGGAAGCAGTGCCCGCCCTGGGGCTGGCACTGCTGGGCGGGCACTTCGCGGACCGGCACGACCGGCGCGCGATCCTGCTCGTGACGCGCAGCGTCCTGATCCTCAGCGCCCTCCTGATGGCCGTCCTGTCGCACGGCGGGACCGTGAACATCGCCGCGCTGTACGCGCTGGTGTTCGTGGCGGGCCTCGCGCGCGGCTTCGGCGACCCGGCCGCGAGCGCCTTCGAGACGCAGGTCGTGCCGATGCAGGCCTTCGTGAACGCGTCCTCGTGGCTGGGCAGCGCGTGGCAGGGCGCGAGCATCGTCGGGCCCGCCCTGGGCGGCTTCGCGTTCGACCTGCTCGGCGTGCGCGGCGCGTACCTGCTCATCGCGGTCTTTCAGCTCGTGGCGTGGCTGAGCGTGCAGCGCATCGCACCGAAACCCGTCCCGCGCCCCGAAGGGGAACAGGAGCCCGTCGGGCAGAGCATCCGCGCGGGCGTGCAGTTCGTGACGCGCGACCCGGTCCTGGTGGGCAGCATGGCCCTCGACCTGTTCGCGGTGCTGTTCGGCGGCGCGGTCGCGCTGCTGCCGGTCTTCGCGAGCGACATCCTGCACGTCGGCGCGCGCGGCCTGGGCTTCCTGATCGCCGCGCCCAGCGTCGGCGCGCTGCTCGTGATGCTGTGGGCCACGCGCCGCCCGCCCGTGCACCGTGCGGGCCGCACGCTGCTCCTGAACATCGCGGGCTTCGGGGTGAGCATCATCGTGTTCGCACTCTCCCGGAACCTGTACGTCAGTCTCGCCGCGCTTTTCTTCAGCGGCGTGTTCGACGGAGTCAGCATGGTCATCCGCCGCGCCATCCTGCGCCTGCGCACGCCCGCGCACCTGCGGGGCCGCGTGGCGAGCGTCAGCCTGCTGTTCATCGGGTCCAGCAACGAGATCGGCGCCTTCGAGAGCGGCCTGGCCGCCGGGTGGCTCGGCACGGTCCGCAGCGTCTGGCTGGGCGGACTGGTCACGCTGGGCGTCGTGGGCATGGTCGCCGCGAAGGTCCCCGCGCTGCGCCACCTGAACCTCGACGACCCTGAAATGACCGTGAAGCCCGAAATGACCGTCCAGACCGAATCCTGATACGGTTTTGATCCGATTCCAGGGATGCCGGGAACAGGACCGACATCCCTTCTTGGGCAGAACAGCGCCCATGAGGACGCTTGCCCGCTTCTTGGGCAGAACGGGAGGAGTGGCGTGGCCAGCCGCGTCCGTTCACGACGATACGCCCTACAGGACGCCTGCCTGCTTCTTGGGCAAAACAGCGCCCATGACTGGCACAGCTCCGCAGGAGGGGACGCTTGCCCGCTTCCATCTCCTCCAAACCGTACTTTTTGATACTCGCGGCCGGGCGGCGGCTTCGCGTTCCGCTC
It encodes the following:
- a CDS encoding MFS transporter; this translates as MTFTPEPATAAPASASALAYPEFRWLIASSVSSTLASRALAVVIGYQIYQITRNPLALGWLGLVEAVPALGLALLGGHFADRHDRRAILLVTRSVLILSALLMAVLSHGGTVNIAALYALVFVAGLARGFGDPAASAFETQVVPMQAFVNASSWLGSAWQGASIVGPALGGFAFDLLGVRGAYLLIAVFQLVAWLSVQRIAPKPVPRPEGEQEPVGQSIRAGVQFVTRDPVLVGSMALDLFAVLFGGAVALLPVFASDILHVGARGLGFLIAAPSVGALLVMLWATRRPPVHRAGRTLLLNIAGFGVSIIVFALSRNLYVSLAALFFSGVFDGVSMVIRRAILRLRTPAHLRGRVASVSLLFIGSSNEIGAFESGLAAGWLGTVRSVWLGGLVTLGVVGMVAAKVPALRHLNLDDPEMTVKPEMTVQTES